The following proteins are co-located in the Trichomycterus rosablanca isolate fTriRos1 chromosome 14, fTriRos1.hap1, whole genome shotgun sequence genome:
- the LOC134326348 gene encoding zinc finger protein 32-like, whose product YQCSQCGKSFITQGNLKIHQRIHTEVKPYQCSQCGKSFNQQGNLKIHQRIHTEVKPYQCSQCGKSFNQQGNLKIHQHIHTGVKPYQCLQCGKSFNQQGNLKKHQRIHTGQKPYQCSQCGKSFTTQSALKIHQRIHTGVKPYQCSQCGKSFNTQSDLIKHQRIHTGEKPYQCSQCGKSFIKQSNLKI is encoded by the coding sequence tatcagtgctcacagtgtggaaagagttttattacacagggtaatctcaaaatacaccagcgcattcacactgaagtgaagccgtatcagtgctcacagtgtgggaagagttttaatcaacagggtaatctcaaaatacaccagcgcattcacactgaagtgaagccgtatcagtgctcacagtgtgggaaaagttttaatcaacagggtaatctcaaaatacaccagcacattcacactggagtgaaaccgtatcagtgcttacagtgtgggaagagttttaatcaacagggtaatctcaaaaaacaccagcgcattcacactggacagaaaccgtatcagtgctcacagtgtgggaagagttttactacacagagtgctctcaagatacaccagcgcattcacactggagtgaaaccgtatcagtgctcacagtgtgggaagagttttaatacccAGAGTGATCTaataaaacaccagcgcattcacactggagagaaaccgtatcagtgctcacagtgtgggaagagttttattaaacagagtaatctcaaaata